A single genomic interval of Microbacterium sp. LWO14-1.2 harbors:
- a CDS encoding NAD(P)-dependent oxidoreductase, with amino-acid sequence MTRVLVTGADGEIGRAASAELLRAGYDITALSLSYGSDHPADRVLVGDTTSVDDVAAALDGADAVAHFAAIPHPSLGTPYEVFRVNTDSTFNVLEQAGSRGIRRAVIASSINALGYPNNPHRAFPPSFPLREDTPTDVGDAYSLSKGVDEQTARYAHRRHGIDVVALRFPLVKWPEVLRRAAAEVAEDPASMAREGWAYLTMADAARAVRVAIEATSSGVLVAGLSADDTLLGEPTSALLARYAPGIPADSPVDGSSPLVDASVAATVLGFRPAESIHDGTATAPLSAPSLTPTRNIP; translated from the coding sequence ATGACCCGCGTCCTCGTCACCGGCGCCGACGGCGAGATCGGTCGGGCCGCGAGCGCGGAGCTCCTCCGCGCCGGCTACGACATCACCGCCCTCTCCCTCTCGTACGGTTCCGACCACCCGGCCGACCGCGTGCTCGTCGGCGACACGACCTCGGTCGACGACGTCGCCGCCGCGCTCGACGGAGCGGATGCCGTGGCGCACTTCGCCGCGATCCCGCACCCGTCCCTCGGCACCCCGTACGAGGTGTTCCGGGTGAACACCGACTCCACCTTCAACGTGCTCGAGCAGGCGGGCAGCCGCGGCATCCGTCGCGCGGTGATCGCGAGCAGCATCAACGCGCTCGGCTACCCGAACAACCCGCACCGCGCGTTCCCGCCGTCCTTCCCGCTGCGGGAGGACACCCCGACCGACGTCGGCGACGCCTACTCGCTGTCGAAGGGGGTCGACGAGCAGACCGCCCGCTACGCGCACCGCCGCCACGGCATCGACGTGGTCGCGCTGCGGTTCCCGCTCGTCAAGTGGCCCGAGGTGCTGCGACGGGCGGCGGCCGAGGTCGCCGAGGACCCCGCGTCGATGGCTCGCGAGGGCTGGGCGTACCTGACGATGGCGGATGCCGCGAGGGCCGTGCGCGTCGCGATCGAGGCGACGAGCAGCGGCGTCCTCGTCGCGGGGCTCAGCGCCGACGACACGCTGCTCGGCGAGCCGACGAGCGCGCTGCTCGCCCGGTACGCCCCCGGCATCCCCGCCGATTCCCCCGTGGACGGGTCCTCGCCCCTCGTGGATGCGAGCGTCGCGGCGACCGTGCTCGGCTTCCGGCCGGCGGAGTCGATCCACGACGGCACGGCGACGGCCCCGCTGTCCGCTCCGTCTCTCACCCCGACGAGGAACATCCCGTGA
- a CDS encoding carbohydrate ABC transporter permease, whose translation MSILARPRRAVDTAPAPRTNISDSDRRRPVVRVTLAIVQTLVLVALLVAGLGPLVWLALAAVSPTQDLIREPFAFFTSGVVQWENIGIAWERGRIGHYLLNTAVLALGATVATLVVSTTAAFVITVLRPKWGKLLSAAILATLFVPGIVALVPLYLTVRELPVLGISLLNTPWAIWLPAAATAFNVLIIARFLESIPADLYDAARIDGAGALRILWSIVLPLSKPILGVVALLSVVASWKDYLWPLLVLPDPDLQPVSVALPRLAAQTELSVQMAALFLSLIIPVVLFLVFQRQFLRGASMAGGVKG comes from the coding sequence ATGAGCATCCTCGCCCGCCCTCGTCGCGCCGTGGACACCGCACCGGCGCCCCGCACCAACATCTCCGACTCCGACCGCCGCCGCCCCGTCGTGCGCGTGACCCTCGCGATCGTGCAGACGCTCGTGCTCGTCGCCCTCCTCGTCGCCGGTCTCGGCCCCCTGGTCTGGCTGGCGCTGGCCGCGGTCTCCCCCACCCAGGACCTCATCCGCGAGCCGTTCGCGTTCTTCACGAGCGGCGTCGTGCAGTGGGAGAACATCGGCATCGCGTGGGAGCGCGGCCGCATCGGGCACTACCTGCTCAACACCGCCGTGCTCGCCCTCGGTGCGACCGTGGCCACGCTGGTGGTGTCGACCACCGCCGCCTTCGTCATCACGGTGCTGCGCCCGAAGTGGGGCAAGCTGCTCTCGGCCGCGATCCTCGCGACGCTGTTCGTGCCGGGCATCGTCGCCCTCGTTCCGCTGTACCTCACGGTGCGCGAGCTCCCCGTGCTGGGGATCTCGCTCCTGAACACCCCGTGGGCGATCTGGCTGCCCGCCGCCGCCACGGCGTTCAACGTGCTGATCATCGCGAGGTTCCTCGAGTCGATCCCCGCCGACCTGTACGACGCGGCGCGCATCGACGGCGCCGGCGCCCTCCGCATCCTGTGGAGCATCGTGCTCCCGCTGTCGAAGCCGATCCTCGGCGTGGTCGCGCTGCTGTCGGTCGTGGCCTCGTGGAAGGACTACCTCTGGCCGCTGCTCGTGCTGCCCGACCCCGACCTGCAGCCGGTGTCGGTGGCGCTGCCCCGCCTCGCGGCGCAGACCGAGTTGAGCGTGCAGATGGCCGCGCTCTTCCTGTCGCTCATCATCCCCGTGGTGCTGTTCCTCGTGTTCCAGCGGCAGTTCCTGCGCGGCGCGAGCATGGCCGGAGGGGTGAAGGGATGA
- a CDS encoding sugar ABC transporter permease produces MFQNRSHGRTGSAPTATTRRWRRLRPGLVALGIAAPAILVYLYFSWGPIVSSLVMSVQTVTPGQDAQWVGIENFAYVLSDPQLPQAALNTVYYTLLAIVFGFPVPLALAVLIAELRGHRWYFSALAYLPVMVPPVVAILLWKFFYDPSSDGVFNTILGAIGIGPVPWLTSPAFAMPSIVLETTWAGAGTAVIIYIAALTSIPTELYEAAELDGAGIWSRVWHVALPQMRGIIGTMLLLQVIGTMQIFTEPFLFTGGGPLGATKTLLMTIYDYAFVRVDYGAATALSVLLAAVLCVFAFLYTRLTRRWSA; encoded by the coding sequence ATGTTCCAGAACCGCTCCCACGGTCGCACCGGCTCCGCGCCGACCGCGACCACCCGTCGCTGGCGCCGCCTGCGCCCCGGACTCGTCGCCCTCGGCATCGCGGCCCCCGCGATCCTCGTCTACCTGTACTTCTCGTGGGGCCCCATCGTCTCGTCTCTCGTGATGAGCGTGCAGACCGTCACGCCCGGTCAGGACGCGCAGTGGGTCGGCATCGAGAACTTCGCGTACGTGCTCTCCGACCCGCAGCTCCCCCAGGCCGCGCTGAACACCGTGTACTACACGCTCCTCGCGATCGTGTTCGGCTTCCCCGTGCCCCTCGCCCTCGCCGTTCTCATCGCCGAGCTCCGCGGGCACCGCTGGTACTTCAGCGCCCTCGCCTACCTGCCCGTCATGGTGCCGCCGGTCGTCGCCATCCTGCTGTGGAAGTTCTTCTACGACCCGTCGTCCGACGGCGTCTTCAACACGATCCTCGGCGCGATCGGCATCGGCCCCGTGCCGTGGCTCACCTCCCCGGCGTTCGCGATGCCGTCGATCGTGCTCGAGACCACCTGGGCGGGTGCCGGCACGGCCGTCATCATCTACATCGCCGCGCTCACCAGCATCCCCACCGAGCTCTACGAGGCGGCCGAGCTCGACGGCGCCGGCATCTGGAGCCGCGTCTGGCACGTCGCCCTGCCGCAGATGCGCGGCATCATCGGCACGATGCTGCTGCTGCAGGTCATCGGCACCATGCAGATCTTCACCGAGCCGTTCCTCTTCACCGGCGGCGGCCCGCTCGGCGCGACCAAGACGCTGCTCATGACGATCTACGACTACGCCTTCGTGCGGGTCGACTACGGCGCGGCGACCGCCCTGAGCGTCCTGCTCGCCGCCGTGCTGTGCGTCTTCGCCTTCCTCTACACCCGCCTGACCCGTCGCTGGAGCGCCTGA
- a CDS encoding extracellular solute-binding protein, which translates to MTKRIRAAAALVAIGGLAAGLAACSSDPSPDSGSDGQITIQVGDRPSADRPEDREYFDERVAAFEEANPDIDVEAVETAYDASTFQALAAGGSLPDVLSVPLTEPQGLIKRGQAADITDALRSEDLLDSLNPTILDLASDDDGKVYAVPTNAYSFGLVYNRSLFTAAGLDPDAPPTTWDEVREAAKQITEKTGAAGFSALTTANTGGWQFSGITYSFGGTIENEDGSEATFDDTPSTDALELLHAMRFEDGTLPANTLYDMDTQGQDFAAGKIGMMIAATDRYYGVVQNLKLPAEDFGIGGMPQDGGVNGTLSGGSVQIVKPDASEEEKAAAVKWIKFFYLERYFDQDVAVADAKASNEAGSVTGLPGLAVVNTDAYDTYFEWIADYINVPSSNFTPYLEASTEIPIVPEPVNNAQEVYGALDGVIQAVLTDENADISALLEKAQTDVQGRLGR; encoded by the coding sequence ATGACGAAGCGCATCCGCGCTGCCGCGGCTCTCGTCGCCATCGGCGGCCTGGCCGCCGGTCTCGCCGCCTGCTCGTCCGACCCGTCGCCCGACTCGGGCTCGGACGGTCAGATCACGATCCAGGTCGGCGACCGCCCCTCGGCGGACCGCCCGGAGGACCGCGAGTACTTCGACGAGCGCGTCGCCGCCTTCGAGGAGGCCAACCCCGACATCGATGTCGAGGCCGTCGAGACCGCGTACGACGCCAGCACGTTCCAGGCCCTCGCGGCCGGCGGCTCGCTCCCCGACGTCCTCAGCGTCCCCCTCACCGAGCCGCAGGGCCTCATCAAGCGCGGGCAGGCCGCCGACATCACCGACGCCCTCCGCTCGGAGGATCTGCTCGACTCGCTGAACCCGACGATCCTCGATCTCGCGTCGGACGACGACGGCAAGGTCTACGCCGTCCCCACCAACGCGTACTCGTTCGGACTCGTGTACAACCGCTCGCTCTTCACGGCGGCCGGACTCGACCCCGACGCACCGCCCACGACGTGGGACGAAGTGCGCGAGGCCGCGAAGCAGATCACCGAGAAGACCGGGGCTGCCGGATTCTCCGCCCTCACCACCGCGAACACCGGCGGATGGCAGTTCAGCGGCATCACGTACTCGTTCGGCGGCACGATCGAGAACGAGGACGGCAGCGAGGCCACGTTCGACGACACCCCGTCGACCGACGCCCTCGAACTGCTGCACGCCATGCGCTTCGAGGACGGCACCCTGCCCGCGAACACCCTGTACGACATGGACACCCAGGGGCAGGACTTCGCCGCGGGCAAGATCGGCATGATGATCGCCGCGACCGACCGCTACTACGGCGTCGTGCAGAACCTGAAGCTGCCGGCCGAGGACTTCGGCATCGGCGGGATGCCGCAGGACGGCGGCGTCAACGGCACCCTGTCCGGCGGCAGCGTGCAGATCGTGAAGCCGGACGCCTCGGAGGAGGAGAAGGCCGCCGCGGTGAAGTGGATCAAGTTCTTCTACCTCGAGCGCTACTTCGACCAGGACGTCGCCGTCGCCGATGCGAAGGCGTCGAACGAGGCCGGCTCCGTGACCGGTCTGCCCGGACTCGCGGTCGTCAACACCGACGCGTACGACACGTACTTCGAGTGGATCGCCGACTACATCAACGTGCCGTCGAGCAACTTCACGCCGTACCTCGAAGCGTCGACCGAGATCCCGATCGTCCCTGAGCCGGTGAACAACGCGCAGGAGGTCTACGGCGCCCTCGACGGCGTGATCCAGGCCGTGCTCACCGACGAGAACGCCGACATCTCGGCGCTGCTCGAGAAGGCGCAGACCGACGTCCAGGGTCGCCTCGGCCGCTGA